In Zobellia roscoffensis, the following are encoded in one genomic region:
- a CDS encoding LysR substrate-binding domain-containing protein yields MKQKLQIFKAVAFHSSFTKAAEQLFISQPAVSKAIRTIEDEYKTTFFLRKRNSIELTEDGKAFLVYANRILDIHSEIENQFLHQKEHIPDSIHFGASTTLINHIVPKIIAKFRTQHPHTHFDIKSGNSEEIEESILNQQLNFGITEGSNTNRKLHYKKFIKDEIVLVTSVKNSAFKQNTIPTETLQKLPMIEREMGSGTREIIYHFLKEHQIKKLNNIVTLNSTEAIKHYLYHSDTFALLSIHAINEDLIANKLKIIDIKNISIERWFYFVSRTGYQSNVMEYFEKFARNNYNF; encoded by the coding sequence ATGAAACAGAAGCTTCAAATTTTTAAGGCGGTGGCATTTCACTCTAGTTTCACAAAAGCGGCAGAGCAACTTTTTATATCACAACCAGCCGTATCCAAAGCCATCCGTACTATTGAAGATGAATACAAAACCACTTTCTTTCTTAGAAAACGGAATTCAATTGAACTTACAGAAGACGGAAAAGCTTTTCTAGTCTATGCCAATAGAATACTAGATATACATTCCGAAATAGAAAATCAGTTTCTGCATCAGAAAGAACATATTCCTGATTCCATTCACTTTGGAGCAAGTACCACCTTAATCAACCATATAGTTCCAAAGATTATTGCGAAGTTTAGAACGCAGCATCCACATACCCATTTTGATATAAAAAGTGGCAATTCAGAAGAAATAGAAGAATCCATTCTAAACCAACAATTAAATTTTGGCATCACGGAAGGCAGCAACACCAACCGCAAACTGCACTATAAAAAATTTATAAAAGACGAAATTGTACTGGTTACCAGCGTCAAAAATTCGGCTTTCAAACAAAATACGATACCCACAGAGACCCTTCAGAAACTACCTATGATCGAGCGGGAAATGGGTTCCGGTACCAGAGAAATTATCTACCACTTTCTAAAAGAGCATCAGATTAAAAAACTGAACAACATTGTTACCCTAAATAGCACCGAAGCTATTAAACATTATCTCTACCACTCGGATACTTTTGCCCTACTATCCATTCATGCTATAAATGAAGACCTCATTGCCAATAAATTGAAAATTATAGACATTAAGAATATTTCCATTGAACGTTGGTTTTACTTTGTTTCTAGAACAGGCTATCAATCTAACGTAATGGAGTACTTTGAAAAATTCGCCAGAAACAACTATAACTTTTAG
- a CDS encoding YeiH family protein: MKDRMTKAIFIGLALLVVSGWVNSPTALLLGFGFTLFFNNPFKAYCHKAIHSFLKVSVVGLGFGMFIKETLETSKEGFTLTFLSILLTVSLGFLLTKLLKLDTKLGHLITSGTSVCGGSAIAAISPVINAKSKSISIALGVVFLLNSVALFVFPAVGHYLNLTQHQFGLWCAVAIHDTSSVVGAALGYGDEALRIATTVKLSRMLWIIPLSLLSMFVFKTKGEKVKWPYFILLFIGAILVNSYHLIPAPATSLLVSGSKHLLVLTLFLVGSTISINDLKKTGIRPMVLAVLLWIFISVLSLVYILY; the protein is encoded by the coding sequence ATGAAAGATAGAATGACAAAAGCAATATTTATAGGATTAGCATTATTAGTAGTTAGCGGATGGGTAAATAGCCCTACGGCACTACTTCTTGGTTTTGGTTTTACCTTATTTTTTAATAATCCGTTTAAGGCATATTGCCATAAGGCCATTCATTCCTTTCTTAAGGTATCTGTAGTAGGTTTAGGGTTTGGTATGTTCATAAAAGAAACCTTGGAGACCAGTAAAGAAGGTTTTACCTTAACTTTCTTATCCATTCTTTTAACCGTAAGCCTAGGCTTTCTCCTCACAAAACTTCTAAAATTAGACACCAAACTAGGACATTTGATTACCTCTGGAACTTCAGTTTGTGGTGGTAGTGCCATTGCGGCCATTTCTCCCGTAATCAACGCAAAAAGTAAAAGCATAAGTATTGCCTTAGGCGTCGTGTTCCTGTTAAACTCTGTAGCCTTATTTGTTTTTCCGGCTGTTGGACATTACCTAAACCTCACTCAACACCAATTCGGACTCTGGTGTGCTGTGGCAATACATGATACAAGTTCTGTGGTTGGTGCCGCTTTAGGCTATGGTGATGAAGCATTAAGAATAGCTACTACCGTGAAATTATCACGTATGCTCTGGATTATTCCACTATCCCTTCTCTCTATGTTTGTTTTTAAAACCAAAGGCGAAAAAGTGAAGTGGCCGTATTTCATCCTTCTTTTTATTGGAGCGATACTCGTAAACAGTTACCACCTTATCCCTGCACCGGCAACTAGTCTTCTAGTATCAGGCTCTAAACATCTTTTGGTATTGACCTTGTTTCTAGTGGGTTCGACTATTTCTATAAACGACTTGAAGAAAACAGGTATCCGTCCCATGGTTTTGGCCGTTCTTCTTTGGATATTTATTTCAGTACTATCCCTAGTCTATATATTATACTAG
- a CDS encoding lysophospholipid acyltransferase family protein, whose product MPKPLKKIGYTLYRIWFYILVALPILLFFPFLLLSTLSEKWYPQFFWMARNLWAMPILYGMWCPPKISWEQKITMGKSYMLVANHTSMLDIMLMLYVSKNPFVFVGKKELAKIPLFGFFFKRVCIMVDRSDAKSRTAVYRRAQKRLSQGLSICIFPEGGVPDDESILLDNFKDGAFRMAIAHKIPVVPMTFYDNKKRFSFSFFSGGPGLVRAKVHRFFETKKLSEENKAGLREEVRAVILNELQTK is encoded by the coding sequence ATGCCCAAACCACTTAAAAAAATAGGCTATACCTTGTACCGCATTTGGTTCTATATTCTGGTTGCCTTGCCCATCCTTTTGTTTTTTCCTTTTTTATTATTGAGTACGTTGTCCGAGAAATGGTATCCGCAGTTTTTTTGGATGGCCAGAAACCTTTGGGCCATGCCTATTTTGTATGGAATGTGGTGTCCGCCAAAAATATCTTGGGAGCAGAAAATAACAATGGGAAAGAGTTATATGCTCGTTGCAAACCATACCAGCATGTTAGATATAATGCTTATGCTTTATGTCAGCAAAAATCCTTTTGTGTTTGTTGGAAAGAAAGAATTGGCAAAGATTCCTCTTTTTGGATTTTTCTTTAAACGGGTGTGTATTATGGTAGATCGAAGCGACGCTAAAAGTAGAACAGCGGTTTACAGGCGTGCACAAAAACGATTGAGCCAAGGATTAAGTATCTGCATTTTTCCCGAAGGTGGAGTTCCGGATGATGAAAGCATTCTTCTGGATAATTTTAAAGACGGAGCCTTCAGAATGGCTATTGCCCATAAAATACCGGTCGTTCCCATGACGTTCTATGATAACAAAAAGCGATTCTCATTTTCATTTTTTAGTGGAGGTCCTGGGCTGGTTCGTGCTAAAGTGCATCGATTTTTTGAAACTAAAAAACTTTCCGAAGAGAATAAGGCGGGACTACGCGAAGAGGTGAGAGCGGTCATTTTGAATGAGCTTCAAACAAAATGA
- the trpS gene encoding tryptophan--tRNA ligase, with the protein MARILTGIQSTGTPHLGNILGAIIPAIEMAQDPKNESFLFIADMHSLTQIKNAEELRRNTYAIASTWLAFGLDIDQTVFYRQSDVPQTTELSWYLSCFFPFQRLTLAHSFKDKADRLEDVNAGLFTYPMLMAADILLYDANIVPVGKDQMQHLEITRDVASRFHAQLGETFVLPEGKVQESTMYIPGTDGEKMSKSRGNLINLFQTDKKLRKQIMGIQTDSTPMEEPKDPTNDNVFALYKILAAQEQIEEMSANYLAGNYGYGHAKQALYEVIIDKFGDAREKYEYYMNNLQEVDEALAIGAEKARKVADGVLERVREKLGY; encoded by the coding sequence ATGGCAAGAATTTTAACAGGAATACAAAGTACGGGCACCCCACATTTAGGAAATATCTTAGGTGCTATCATACCCGCGATAGAAATGGCGCAAGACCCAAAGAACGAATCGTTCTTGTTTATAGCGGATATGCATTCGCTCACCCAGATTAAAAATGCGGAAGAATTACGCAGAAATACCTATGCTATAGCTTCCACTTGGCTTGCTTTTGGACTGGATATTGATCAAACTGTTTTTTATAGACAGAGCGACGTACCGCAGACTACAGAGCTTTCCTGGTACCTAAGTTGTTTTTTTCCGTTTCAGAGGCTCACCTTGGCGCATTCGTTCAAGGACAAAGCAGACCGCTTGGAAGATGTTAACGCTGGATTGTTTACCTACCCTATGTTAATGGCCGCGGATATTCTTTTATACGATGCCAATATTGTACCCGTTGGAAAAGACCAGATGCAGCATCTTGAGATTACTCGTGATGTAGCTTCTCGTTTTCATGCACAACTGGGAGAGACCTTTGTTCTACCCGAAGGTAAGGTTCAAGAAAGCACCATGTACATTCCCGGTACCGATGGAGAGAAAATGAGCAAGAGTAGGGGCAACCTGATCAATCTTTTTCAGACCGATAAAAAACTAAGGAAACAGATCATGGGTATACAGACGGACAGTACGCCTATGGAGGAACCAAAGGACCCGACTAACGACAACGTTTTTGCCTTATATAAAATTTTGGCCGCTCAAGAACAGATTGAAGAAATGAGTGCCAACTACCTTGCAGGAAACTATGGTTATGGCCATGCCAAACAAGCGCTTTACGAAGTTATTATAGATAAGTTTGGTGATGCCCGTGAGAAGTATGAATACTATATGAACAACCTTCAAGAAGTGGACGAAGCCTTGGCCATTGGTGCTGAAAAAGCACGTAAAGTTGCCGATGGTGTTCTTGAAAGGGTACGCGAAAAATTGGGTTATTAA
- the dprA gene encoding DNA-processing protein DprA, translating into MTTDELLAVLRLQGAPKIGDVTLKKLIAHCGSAQAVFEEKRQNLLKIDGIGTHALQGLYDGEHQEAAVDEFEYIKRNDIGFSYFMDADYPSYLKHCIDSPVLLYKRGDINLEGRKLISIVGTRNITSYGTAFCEKFIEDIAPLNPIIVSGFAYGVDITAQKAAVKHGLQTIGCLAHGLNQIYPKVHSKYLLDVEKNGGFYTEFRSSSNPDRENFLKRNRVIAGMSEATVVIESAEKGGSLVTADIANSYNRDVFAVPGRAQDKYSSGCNNLIKQQKAHMLTSAADLVYLLGWDVVKKATPTIQKQLFIELEPTEQSIYNYLQKDGKQLLDSIALECQLPIFKVSSTLLNMEMKGIIRPLPGKLFEAI; encoded by the coding sequence ATGACTACAGATGAATTGCTTGCGGTTTTGCGCCTGCAAGGTGCCCCAAAAATTGGTGATGTAACCCTGAAAAAATTAATTGCACACTGTGGAAGTGCGCAAGCCGTTTTTGAAGAAAAAAGACAGAATCTTTTGAAAATTGACGGTATAGGCACACATGCTTTACAAGGGCTCTATGATGGGGAACATCAAGAAGCTGCCGTTGATGAGTTTGAATATATCAAACGAAATGATATAGGATTCTCCTATTTCATGGATGCGGATTATCCGTCATATTTAAAGCATTGTATAGATAGTCCGGTTTTACTCTATAAGAGGGGAGACATTAATTTGGAGGGACGCAAACTGATAAGTATAGTAGGTACGCGTAACATAACCAGTTATGGAACTGCATTTTGCGAGAAGTTCATAGAAGACATTGCCCCATTGAATCCGATTATAGTTAGTGGTTTTGCGTATGGAGTTGATATTACAGCTCAAAAAGCAGCTGTGAAACATGGTTTACAGACTATTGGCTGCTTGGCGCACGGGCTCAATCAAATCTACCCCAAAGTACATAGTAAGTACCTTCTGGATGTAGAAAAGAATGGTGGTTTCTACACCGAATTTAGAAGCTCAAGCAATCCGGATAGAGAAAATTTTCTAAAACGAAATCGGGTTATTGCCGGGATGAGCGAAGCTACGGTCGTTATAGAATCGGCAGAAAAAGGAGGTAGTTTGGTAACTGCGGATATTGCCAATAGTTATAACCGAGACGTTTTTGCCGTACCGGGAAGAGCACAAGATAAGTATAGTTCAGGATGTAATAATTTGATAAAACAGCAGAAGGCTCATATGTTAACTTCGGCAGCGGATTTGGTGTATTTGTTAGGTTGGGACGTTGTCAAAAAAGCCACACCAACAATTCAAAAACAACTCTTTATTGAACTGGAGCCAACGGAGCAATCCATTTATAATTATTTGCAAAAAGATGGGAAGCAATTGTTAGATAGTATTGCTCTGGAATGCCAGTTGCCTATTTTTAAAGTTTCATCAACACTGTTAAATATGGAAATGAAAGGAATCATACGCCCGTTACCTGGAAAACTGTTTGAAGCTATTTAA
- a CDS encoding HU domain-containing protein — protein MLIKSYVGSGMTLYFFPYLRRMGLERYISELMYRYNCVVVPGFGAFLTEQKSAVIHESTNTFYPPVKTVSFNQQLLSNDGLLVSYAAETEGVSFEEMLIQVGEIVGEWKADLKKGNQLNLADIGTLWYSSEDKIQFQPSGNVNYLTSSFGMSSFVSAPVTREVLKEEVVQLEEKIPFAFTPEKRETLTLRPYLKYAAVALIALTLGVTGFQFYKSNVTNQQLARQEAEQQVSKRIQEATFFDAQPLELPTITLKTSKKETEEKAVERMHHIIAGAFRYRTNADRKIEELKQKGFNPSYIGTNPFGLYLVAYDSFTDSNRALDALREIKLTQKDAWLKSGH, from the coding sequence ATGTTAATAAAAAGTTATGTGGGCTCTGGTATGACCCTTTATTTTTTTCCATATTTGCGTAGAATGGGACTAGAACGCTATATATCTGAATTAATGTATCGCTACAATTGTGTAGTCGTGCCAGGTTTTGGAGCTTTTTTAACAGAGCAGAAATCCGCCGTTATACATGAGAGTACAAATACTTTTTACCCACCTGTAAAAACGGTTTCTTTTAACCAACAGCTGTTGTCAAACGACGGACTTTTGGTTTCTTATGCCGCTGAAACAGAAGGAGTTTCTTTTGAGGAAATGCTAATACAAGTGGGCGAAATCGTTGGCGAATGGAAAGCAGACCTTAAAAAAGGTAATCAGTTAAATTTAGCCGATATTGGTACACTTTGGTACAGTTCAGAAGATAAGATTCAATTTCAGCCTTCGGGTAACGTAAATTACTTGACGTCTTCTTTCGGAATGTCTTCGTTTGTTTCGGCTCCAGTAACCCGCGAAGTTTTAAAAGAAGAAGTCGTACAATTAGAAGAAAAGATTCCTTTTGCCTTCACTCCAGAAAAACGTGAAACCCTAACCCTGCGTCCTTATTTGAAATATGCTGCAGTTGCATTAATTGCATTAACATTGGGAGTTACGGGATTTCAATTTTATAAATCCAACGTTACCAATCAGCAATTAGCTCGTCAGGAAGCTGAACAACAGGTTTCAAAACGTATTCAAGAAGCCACTTTTTTTGATGCACAACCGTTAGAATTACCAACTATTACGCTTAAAACCTCTAAAAAAGAAACAGAAGAAAAAGCTGTGGAACGCATGCACCATATTATTGCAGGAGCATTTAGATACCGCACAAATGCTGATAGAAAAATAGAGGAACTAAAGCAAAAAGGTTTCAACCCATCTTACATAGGCACAAACCCCTTTGGCCTGTATTTGGTTGCTTACGATAGTTTCACTGATTCTAACAGAGCTTTAGATGCACTGCGTGAAATTAAGCTGACCCAAAAAGATGCTTGGTTAAAGTCCGGTCACTAA
- a CDS encoding acyl-CoA thioesterase, with translation MQAKNPRDSRTVMTDMVLPSETNPLNNLFGGELLARMDRAASIAARRHSRRITVTASVNHVAFNQSVPVGSVLTVEAAVSRAFRTSMEVYIDVWMEDRFTGERSKANEAIYTFVAVDDTGRPTIIPPLQPENELEQERFEGALRRKQLSLVLAGKMKPNEATELKALFTE, from the coding sequence ATGCAGGCTAAAAATCCCCGTGATTCTAGAACCGTAATGACCGATATGGTACTCCCAAGCGAGACCAACCCCCTCAATAATTTATTTGGAGGAGAGCTTTTAGCTCGTATGGACCGTGCTGCCAGTATTGCTGCACGCCGCCATAGCCGCCGTATTACCGTTACCGCATCTGTAAACCATGTGGCGTTCAATCAATCTGTTCCTGTAGGAAGCGTTCTTACCGTAGAAGCAGCGGTTTCGCGTGCTTTTAGAACCTCTATGGAGGTTTATATTGATGTTTGGATGGAAGACCGTTTCACAGGCGAACGCTCCAAGGCCAACGAGGCTATTTACACTTTTGTGGCAGTAGACGATACCGGAAGACCCACTATAATCCCTCCTTTACAACCAGAAAACGAGCTAGAGCAAGAACGCTTTGAAGGCGCCTTGCGTAGAAAACAGCTCAGTCTAGTATTGGCCGGTAAGATGAAACCTAACGAGGCCACGGAATTAAAGGCCTTATTTACAGAATAA
- a CDS encoding aldo/keto reductase has protein sequence MKKITDLQGTFKLSNNVAMPYLGLGTYQADNDQEVIDAVRNALNAGYRHIDTASAYKNEEGVGKGIVESNVAREEVFLVSKLWNADQGYESTLKAFEETLGRLGVDYLDLYLIHWPVAGKYKDTWRAMEKLYQDKKIKAIGVSNFLQHHLEDLLETSEIVPMVNQMEFHPFLVQQTLIDFCNVKGIQYESWSPFMQGEVFDSKSEEFKQLTEKYQKSTAQLILRYNLQKGIVAIPKSVHENRIKSNADIFDFELSEADVAYLDGLDKGERSGPDPDNFDF, from the coding sequence ATGAAGAAGATAACAGATTTACAAGGCACTTTTAAATTAAGTAACAATGTAGCAATGCCATACCTAGGTTTAGGTACGTATCAAGCAGATAATGACCAAGAGGTGATTGATGCGGTAAGGAATGCGTTGAATGCCGGTTATAGGCACATAGATACGGCTTCGGCTTACAAAAATGAAGAAGGAGTAGGCAAGGGTATTGTTGAAAGCAATGTGGCAAGAGAGGAGGTTTTCTTGGTATCAAAACTTTGGAATGCAGACCAAGGCTATGAAAGTACTTTAAAAGCTTTTGAAGAGACTTTAGGGCGTTTGGGGGTGGATTACCTCGACTTATATTTAATTCATTGGCCGGTTGCCGGAAAATACAAGGATACGTGGCGAGCCATGGAGAAGCTTTATCAAGACAAGAAAATTAAGGCTATAGGAGTGAGTAATTTTTTACAGCATCATTTGGAGGATTTATTAGAAACTTCTGAGATTGTTCCCATGGTCAACCAAATGGAATTTCATCCGTTTTTAGTACAGCAAACACTTATTGATTTCTGTAACGTTAAAGGTATCCAGTATGAATCTTGGTCGCCTTTTATGCAGGGCGAAGTTTTTGATTCCAAATCTGAGGAATTTAAACAACTCACCGAGAAGTATCAAAAATCTACCGCACAACTCATCTTACGGTACAATTTGCAAAAAGGTATTGTAGCCATTCCAAAATCGGTACATGAGAATAGAATAAAATCTAATGCAGATATCTTTGACTTTGAACTTTCGGAAGCCGATGTGGCATATCTAGACGGTCTAGATAAAGGAGAGCGCAGCGGACCTGACCCAGATAATTTTGATTTCTAA
- a CDS encoding murein hydrolase activator EnvC family protein: protein MPSKKRYIVVFLLFCLSGWSPAFAQTEEQEELEAKREKLQKEIEQINYLLFDQKKKKGNVIDQMEALDNKIKVRQELINVTNRQSNLLNRKINANIKAISDLRDELDSLKDDYAMMIQKGYQSKIQQSKLMFLLSSDDFYQAFKRIQYIKQYTEFRRKQGETIVVKTEELSKLNIGLTAQRKEKDRLVAENLKAKKAMTQEKEDHQALLGTIRKSETKFAAQIRDKQNQAKEIDRQIERLIREAIASANRDADKKSDDPSKFLLTPEAAIVANSFTANKGRLIWPVEKGFKSQGFGVYADAIYPGIKHQSNGVVITTDEGSKARAIFRGEVIAILSIPGGNKAVQLKHGNFISTYYNLSNLYVKKGDRVEAKTELGEIYTNRSNGQTKLKFYLHQNTSKLNPEEWVYQL from the coding sequence ATGCCGAGTAAAAAGCGCTACATCGTTGTTTTTCTTTTATTCTGCTTGTCCGGATGGAGCCCTGCTTTTGCTCAGACCGAAGAGCAGGAAGAGCTTGAAGCCAAGCGGGAAAAACTGCAGAAAGAGATAGAACAAATCAACTATTTGTTGTTTGATCAAAAGAAGAAAAAAGGGAACGTCATTGACCAAATGGAAGCTTTGGATAATAAAATCAAGGTTCGTCAAGAGCTGATTAATGTGACCAACCGGCAATCAAACCTCCTCAATAGAAAAATCAATGCCAATATCAAGGCTATTTCAGATTTAAGGGATGAGTTAGATAGCCTTAAGGATGATTATGCAATGATGATTCAAAAGGGATATCAAAGCAAAATTCAGCAGAGTAAGCTAATGTTTCTTTTGTCTTCAGATGATTTTTATCAGGCATTCAAACGTATTCAATATATAAAGCAATACACCGAATTCAGACGGAAACAAGGGGAAACCATTGTGGTTAAAACTGAAGAGTTAAGTAAGCTGAACATTGGCCTTACTGCCCAACGGAAAGAAAAAGACCGTTTAGTCGCGGAGAACTTGAAAGCTAAGAAGGCCATGACGCAAGAAAAAGAAGATCACCAGGCGTTATTGGGAACTATTCGTAAAAGTGAAACAAAATTTGCAGCTCAAATTCGTGATAAACAGAATCAGGCTAAGGAAATTGACCGTCAGATTGAGCGATTGATTCGTGAAGCCATTGCATCAGCAAATAGAGATGCCGATAAAAAAAGCGATGATCCTAGCAAGTTTTTGTTAACCCCAGAGGCAGCAATCGTTGCAAATAGCTTTACGGCAAACAAGGGCAGATTAATATGGCCGGTTGAAAAGGGATTCAAAAGTCAAGGTTTCGGGGTGTATGCAGATGCTATTTACCCTGGTATTAAACACCAAAGCAACGGTGTTGTAATTACAACGGACGAAGGTTCAAAAGCACGTGCTATTTTTCGAGGAGAGGTTATCGCTATTCTTTCTATACCAGGAGGTAATAAAGCCGTACAGTTAAAGCACGGTAACTTTATTAGTACGTACTATAATCTATCCAACTTATACGTTAAAAAGGGAGATAGAGTCGAGGCAAAGACCGAGCTCGGCGAAATTTATACCAATCGGTCTAACGGACAGACAAAATTAAAATTTTACTTACACCAAAACACTTCAAAGTTAAATCCGGAAGAGTGGGTGTACCAATTATAA
- a CDS encoding DUF4292 domain-containing protein, which translates to MALPLRIAMRFMALVSISFFLSCKSNKVLADGKVDGSLSAKAIVKNHYANTTNFNTLSGKMRIDYSDGESSQGVSVSLRMEKDKAIWMSAPLGMVKAYITPGRVTFYNKLQNEYFDGNFAYLSKFLGTELDFEQVQNLLMGQALFDLKEAKYDASVVNGDYQLKPKKAMDLFKVMFQVEPKNFKMASQQLSQPLKKRLLQVNYTDYQKIGKYILPQRIAVAAIEGDDRNTVDIEYKNIEFDQPMNFPYKIPKGFKEITLKDDAE; encoded by the coding sequence ATGGCGTTACCCTTACGAATTGCCATGCGCTTTATGGCGCTGGTATCAATATCCTTTTTTCTTTCCTGTAAATCAAACAAAGTGCTGGCCGATGGAAAGGTAGATGGCAGTCTTTCGGCGAAAGCAATTGTCAAAAATCACTATGCCAATACTACCAATTTCAATACGTTGAGCGGTAAAATGCGTATTGATTATTCAGATGGCGAATCCTCACAAGGAGTTTCAGTAAGTCTCAGGATGGAAAAGGATAAAGCTATTTGGATGAGCGCTCCCCTTGGCATGGTAAAAGCATATATTACTCCGGGTAGGGTTACTTTTTATAACAAACTCCAGAATGAATATTTTGATGGTAATTTTGCCTACCTGAGTAAGTTTTTGGGCACTGAGCTAGATTTTGAGCAGGTTCAGAACTTGTTAATGGGGCAGGCACTTTTTGACCTGAAAGAAGCCAAGTATGACGCTTCCGTTGTGAACGGTGATTATCAGTTGAAACCGAAAAAAGCAATGGATTTGTTTAAGGTGATGTTTCAAGTAGAGCCCAAAAACTTCAAGATGGCTTCGCAACAGTTATCCCAACCTTTAAAGAAACGATTGTTGCAGGTGAACTACACGGACTATCAAAAGATTGGTAAGTACATTCTTCCACAACGTATTGCTGTTGCTGCTATTGAGGGTGATGACAGAAATACGGTCGATATTGAATATAAGAATATTGAATTTGACCAACCGATGAATTTTCCATATAAAATACCGAAAGGTTTTAAAGAAATTACATTAAAAGACGATGCCGAGTAA
- a CDS encoding tetratricopeptide repeat protein → MSPIILVFFWGCLFVSLSTYAQETPVIDENQSSEIFLDDYSDDFQEKFFEALKQKGIENYDRAINLMLACKQLDADNYVVDHELAQLYVKEKQYPVAEEYALTALLAEPNNLWYTNTYIEVLQKQQKSIEPLRAQLPFDNAKFKENLALVYYRKGRAKAAKAILTETPKSNFTQILSVKIDDLIEVQEAAITRSSFSTTNNNRAESGSFEQYRARIQGMLRTNNYLALDQVAEEALESYPSQPYFYYAQGYAFNKKSKPRDAIESLETGLDYLVGDIALANKFYKELADAYNSINNSVKANMYLRKIKPGF, encoded by the coding sequence ATGAGTCCAATCATATTGGTTTTTTTCTGGGGATGTTTATTTGTCTCCTTGTCTACTTATGCCCAAGAAACACCTGTGATTGATGAAAATCAAAGTTCAGAAATCTTTTTAGACGATTATTCGGATGATTTTCAAGAGAAATTCTTTGAAGCTTTAAAGCAGAAAGGAATTGAAAATTATGACAGGGCCATTAACCTCATGTTGGCCTGCAAACAGTTGGATGCGGACAATTATGTAGTAGACCATGAGCTTGCCCAATTGTATGTAAAGGAAAAGCAATATCCCGTTGCTGAAGAATATGCTTTAACAGCGCTTTTGGCAGAACCAAATAACCTTTGGTATACCAATACATATATAGAAGTATTGCAAAAGCAGCAAAAATCTATAGAACCATTAAGGGCGCAATTGCCTTTTGATAATGCTAAGTTCAAAGAAAACTTGGCGTTGGTGTACTATAGAAAAGGAAGGGCAAAAGCTGCTAAGGCTATTTTAACGGAAACCCCAAAATCTAATTTTACACAAATACTATCCGTTAAAATTGATGATTTAATTGAGGTACAAGAAGCTGCAATTACTAGAAGTTCGTTCTCTACGACAAATAATAATAGAGCAGAATCAGGTTCCTTTGAACAGTACAGGGCACGTATTCAAGGTATGCTGCGGACCAATAACTACTTAGCTTTGGACCAAGTGGCGGAAGAGGCATTGGAAAGTTATCCGTCCCAACCTTATTTTTACTATGCTCAGGGCTACGCCTTCAATAAAAAATCAAAACCGCGTGATGCTATTGAGTCGTTAGAAACAGGTTTGGACTATTTGGTGGGTGACATAGCACTAGCCAACAAATTTTATAAGGAGCTGGCAGATGCTTATAATTCCATTAACAATTCAGTCAAGGCAAATATGTATCTTCGTAAGATAAAACCTGGGTTTTAA
- the dut gene encoding dUTP diphosphatase, translating into MQIRIINKSQHSLPHYETGASAGMDLRANITETVTLQPLERAIIKTGLFIELPVGFEAQVRPRSGLAAKKGITVLNAPGTVDADYRGEIGVILVNLSNESFAIENGERVAQLVIAKHERAEWVEVEELSETVRGAGGFGSTGVK; encoded by the coding sequence ATGCAAATAAGAATAATCAACAAGTCGCAACATAGCCTTCCGCATTACGAAACTGGAGCTTCTGCAGGAATGGACTTAAGAGCCAATATTACTGAAACCGTAACTTTACAGCCCTTGGAAAGAGCTATTATCAAAACGGGCTTGTTTATTGAGCTTCCTGTGGGGTTTGAAGCGCAAGTAAGACCAAGAAGTGGTCTGGCAGCTAAAAAAGGAATCACGGTTCTTAACGCGCCCGGTACTGTAGATGCTGATTATCGTGGAGAAATTGGTGTGATTTTAGTTAATCTATCTAATGAAAGTTTTGCCATAGAAAATGGGGAGCGTGTTGCTCAATTGGTTATAGCCAAGCATGAACGCGCAGAATGGGTAGAAGTAGAAGAGCTTTCTGAGACGGTAAGAGGTGCAGGTGGTTTTGGAAGCACAGGTGTAAAATAG